The Macrococcus sp. 19Msa1099 DNA window TAACTGGAGGCGTGCAATGAAAAATAGTTATCAAGCCCAGCGTGTAGTTGAAGAAGTAATTAAAGAAAAACCGAAAGCAAGATGGCTATTTATTACGCTTTCAACAAAAAATGCGGTAGATGGAAAGACTTTAAATAAAGCAGTTTCTGAAATGACGAAAGCATTCGATCGTTTGATGCGATATAAAAAAATCTCTAAAAATTTAATTGGGTTTATGCGAACAACAGAAGTAACAGTTAATTCAAATGACGGAAGTTACAACCAGCATTTGCATGTTTTACTTTGTGTGGAGCCAAGTTATTTTAACAGTAAAGAAAATTATATCGAACAAAACGAATGGATAAAATTTTGGAAACGAGCATTAAAAATAAATTATGAACCCGTTGTTCATGTTAAAGCGATTACTCCGAACAGAAAAAAAGATTCAGCAATTGTGTCGGCGATCAAAGAGACATCAAAATATTCTGTTAAGGAATCAGATTATTTAACAGATGACGAAGAGAAAAATTTAGAAATTATTTCAGACCTGGAAGAAGGACTTTATAAAAAGAGAATGATTGCTTACGGTGGACTTTTAAAAATCAAACACAAAGAATTAAATTTAGATAATGCAGAAGACGGTAATTTAATTCAAACGGGCGAAGAAAAAATTTCGGACGAAGAAGAAAAAGCAAATTCAATTATGGCAATTTGGAATTATGAAAA harbors:
- a CDS encoding protein rep, with amino-acid sequence MQSYDTREIRENQDTEILRDVSKSGKERPWKEKKLANVTYADLLHVLKIKKAHNVRSCGQVLEFKPTDEGYLKLYKTWFCKSKLCPVCNWRRAMKNSYQAQRVVEEVIKEKPKARWLFITLSTKNAVDGKTLNKAVSEMTKAFDRLMRYKKISKNLIGFMRTTEVTVNSNDGSYNQHLHVLLCVEPSYFNSKENYIEQNEWIKFWKRALKINYEPVVHVKAITPNRKKDSAIVSAIKETSKYSVKESDYLTDDEEKNLEIISDLEEGLYKKRMIAYGGLLKIKHKELNLDNAEDGNLIQTGEEKISDEEEKANSIMAIWNYEKQNYFLKH